One part of the Musa acuminata AAA Group cultivar baxijiao chromosome BXJ1-5, Cavendish_Baxijiao_AAA, whole genome shotgun sequence genome encodes these proteins:
- the LOC103983541 gene encoding kxDL motif-containing protein LO9-177, with product MGTRKEEMESERESIKAASEEISRQFGTLVDAEEIESIKQLQHLIMGRLQDSNAVLSHFNEYSERCYAEVSGDFTRNVRLLKSMKSDLDHIFTKLRSMKAKLIATYPDAFPDGSTTNMIDQRPDLETPLP from the exons ATGGGGACGAGGAAAGAGGAGATGGAATCGGAGAGGGAGTCCATCAAGGCGGCTTCCGAAGAGATCTCTCGCCAATTCGGAACCCTAGTGGATGCCGAGGAGATCGAATCTATCAAGCAGCTGCAGCATCTCAT AATGGGAAGACTGCAAGACAGTAATGCAGTCCTTTCACACTTCAATGAGTATTCGGAGCGATGTTATGCTGAGGTATCTGGCGACTTCACGAGAAATGTCCGTCTCTTGAAGTCCATGAAATCTGATCTAGACCACATTTTTACAAAGCTCAG GAGCATGAAGGCAAAGCTAATAGCTACATATCCTGATGCTTTTCCTGATGGTTCCACTACCAACATGATAGATCAAAGGCCTGACCTTGAAACACCGCTTCCATGA
- the LOC135672917 gene encoding homeobox-leucine zipper protein HOX32-like yields MRRWHQKQSSSIGNKKAKTKQNPTQTQSKAPPFRLLLLLHSVLGGGGEDGFRRGGCGGLLRGGDATPAAEEPEEGGGGGLLRVVIPSGGEGWIFQGRFKGGDMAMVVSGKEAGKGQQAAAAGMDAGKYVRYTPEQVEALERVYTECPKPSSLRRQQLIRECPILSNIEPKQIKVWFQNRRCREKQRKEASRLQTVNRKLTAMNKLLMEENDRLQKQVSQLVYENGYMRQQLHNAPVATNDTSCESVVTSGQHHHQQNPTPQRPQKDANNPAGLLAIAEETLAEFLSKATGTAVDWVQMVGMKPGPDSIGIIAVSHNCSGVAARACGLVSLEPTKVADILKDRPSWYCDCRCLDVLTVIPTGNGGNIELIYMQTYAPTTLAAARDFWTLRYTTGLEDGSLVICERSLTPVTGGPAGPPAPNFVRAEMLSSGYLIRPCEGGGSMIHIVDHVDLDAWSVPEVLRPLYESPKILAQKMTVAALRHLKQIAQETSGEVPYGSGRRPAVLRTFSQRLSRGFNDAVNGFVDDGWSLLGSDGIEDVTVAINSSPNKILSSHANTSAVFSTLGGGVLCAKASMLLQNVPPAILVQFLREHRSEWADCGVDAYSAASLTANPYAVPAVRASGGFLGSQVILPLAHTVEHEEFLEVIRLEGHGFNQDDVILSRDMYFLQLCSGVDENAVGACAQLVFAPIDESFADDVPLLPSGFRVTPLDPKTDSPAATRTLDLASTLEIGSGVTARAVNETASSTYNLRSVLTIAFQFTYENHLRDSVAEMARQYVRNVVASVQRVAMAIAPSRPGSQIGVKHPPGSPEAHTLARWISGSYRAHTGVDLLRVDSQASDLLLKLLWHHSDAIMCCSLKASPVLTFSNQAGLDMLETTLIALQDIALEKILDDSARKVLCSEFPKIMQQGLAYLPAGICLSSMGRPVSYEQAVAWKVLNEEDTTHCLAFMFVNWSFV; encoded by the exons ATGCGGCGGTGGCACCAAAAACAATCATCGTCCATTGGGAATAAAAAGGCCAAGACGAAGCAAAATCCCACACAAACCCAAAGCAAAGCGCCTCCTTTtcgccttcttctccttctccataGTGTCCTTGGGGGAGGAGGGGAAGATGGGTTCCGTCGCGGCGGCTGCGGTGGGCTGTTGAGGGGCGGTGATGCGACTCCTGCTGCCGAGGAGCCGGAAGAAGGGGGCGGCGGGGGTTTGCTGCGGGTGGTGATCCCATCGGGTGGCGAAGGTTGGATTTTTCAAGGGCGTTTTAAAGGCGGCGACATGGCCATGGTTGTGAGCGGGAAGGAGGCAGGGAAAGGGCAGCAGGCAGCggcggctgggatggacgctgggaaGTACGTAAGGTACACACCGGAGCAGGTGGAGGCGCTCGAGAGGGTCTACACTGAGTGTCCCAAGCCGAGCTCCCTGAGGCGGCAGCAGCTCATACGGGAGTGCCCCATCCTCTCCAACATCGAGCCGAAACAGATCAAGGTCTGGTTCCAGAACAGAAG ATGTCGGGAAAAGCAAAGAAAGGAAGCCTCTCGTCTTCAAACAGTTAACCGTAAGCTGACTGCTATGAACAAGCTATTGATGGAGGAAAATGACCGGCTGCAGAAGCAGGTGTCTCAACTTGTTTATGAGAATGGCTATATGCGTCAGCAACTGCATAAC GCACCTGTAGCCACCAATGACACCAGCTGCGAGTCTGTAGTTACAAGCGGTCAGCACCATCATCAACAAAACCCAACACCTCAGCGTCCACAAAAGGATGCTAATAACCCAGCTGG TCTTCTTGCAATCGCTGAGGAGACCTTGGCAGAGTTCCTGTCAAAGGCTACTGGAACTGCTGTCGATTGGGTTCAGATGGTTGGGATGAAG CCTGGTCCGGATTCTATTGGAATCATTGCTGTTTCCCACAATTGTAGTGGGGTAGCAGCTCGTGCTTGCGGTCTTGTGAGTCTAGAGCCCACGAAG GTCGCAGATATTCTCAAGGATCGTCCATCTTGGTATTGTGATTGTCGTTGCCTTGATGTACTTACTGTAATTCCCACTGGTAATGGAGGGAATATTGAACTTATATACATGCAG ACATATGCACCTACTACTTTGGCAGCAGCACGTGACTTTTGGACGCTGAGATACACTACCGGTCTAGAAGATGGCAGTCTCGTG ATCTGTGAAAGATCATTGACTCCTGTAACTGGAGGCCCTGCTGGGCCACCTGCTCCAAATTTTGTAAGAGCTGAAATGCTTTCCAGTGGTTATCTAATTCGACCTTGCGAGGGTGGCGGCTCAATGATTCACATTGTTGATCATGTTGATTTAGAT GCATGGAGTGTACCTGAGGTTCTTAGACCTTTGTATGAATCACCAAAAATTCTGGCACAGAAAATGACTGTTGCT GCACTCCGCCACCTAAAACAAATTGCTCAAGAGACAAGTGGTGAAGTCCCATATGGCAGCGGTCGACGACCTGCTGTACTGAGGACTTTTAGTCAGAGATTGAGCAG AGGTTTCAATGATGCTGTGAATGGATTTGTTGATGATGGTTGGTCTTTACTGGGTAGTGATGGTATTGAGGACGTGACAGTTGCCATAAATTCTTCACCAAATAAAATTCTCAGTTCTCATGCGAACACTTCAGCGGTATTTTCAACACTTGGAGGTGGTGTTCTATGTGCAAAAGCATCAATGTTGCTGCAG AATGTTCCACCTGCTATACTGGTCCAGTTTTTGAGGGAGCATCGTTCAGAATGGGCTGATTGTGGTGTTGATGCTTACTCTGCTGCCTCATTGACAGCTAACCCATATGCAGTTCCTGCTGTTAGGGCGAGTGGTGGGTTCTTGGGAAGTCAGGTGATACTCCCTCTTGCACATACCGTGGAGCACGAAGAG TTCTTGGAGGTGATCAGGCTTGAGGGTCATGGTTTTAACCAAGATGATGTCATTTTGTCAAGGGATATGTACTTTTTGCAG CTTTGCAGTGGAGTTGATGAGAATGCTGTTGGCGCATGTGCTCAGCTTGTTTTTGCACCCATTGATGAATCTTTCGCTGATGACGTTCCTTTGCTACCATCAGGTTTCCGTGTTACACCGCTGGACCCTAAGACA GATTCGCCTGCTGCTACACGAACACTTGATTTGGCATCGACACTAGAGATTGGATCTGGTGTCACAGCACGGGCTGTTAATGAGACTGCTTCAAGTACATACAATCTGCGATCAGTGCTCACAATAGCCTTCCAGTTCACTTATGAGAATCATCTCCGAGATAGTGTGGCAGAAATGGCCCGACAATACGTTAGAAATGTGGTTGCCTCAGTGCAGAGAGTTGCTATGGCAATTGCACCTTCTCGACCTGGCTCTCAGATTGGAGTAAAACACCCACCTGGTTCTCCTGAAGCTCACACACTGGCACGGTGGATCTCTGGCAGCTACAG GGCTCATACTGGAGTAGACCTCCTTCGGGTGGACTCCCAAGCTAGTGATTTATTGCTGAAACTGCTTTGGCACCATTCTGATGCGATCATGTGTTGCTCTTTGAAG GCTTCTCCTGTTCTTACCTTCTCCAATCAAGCTGGACTAGATATGCTAGAAACCACACTGATAGCTCTTCAGGACATCGCACTCGAAAAGATTCTTGATGACAGTGCTCGCAAGGTGCTCTGCTCTGAATTCCCCAAAATCATGCAACAG GGCCTCGCTTATCTGCCTGCTGGCATCTGCTTGTCGAGCATGGGGCGTCCGGTGTCATATGAACAGGCTGTGGCATGGAAAGTCTTGAATGAAGAGGATACAACCCATTGTCTGGCCTTCATGTTTGTGAACTGGTCTTTTGTTTGA